A region from the Silene latifolia isolate original U9 population chromosome 7, ASM4854445v1, whole genome shotgun sequence genome encodes:
- the LOC141591799 gene encoding cyanidin 3-O-glucoside 5-O-glucosyltransferase (acyl-glucose)-like, producing MVFLKVVLWFAVVSLLSNNVYGADTVTFERRDFPSHFIFGASTSAYQVEGAAFEDGRTPSIFDTFAHSNPKPGNGDVTSDQYHKYKEDVELMAETGLDAYRFSISWSRLIPNGRGPVNPKGLEYYNNLINALITKGIQPHVTLIHSDTPQVLEDEYGGFVSPRIIEDFVAYADVCFREFGDRVLHWTTINEANIFIFGGYDVGNSPPSRCSFPFGINCTKGNSMLEPYLAAHHLLLAHASAARLYKDNYKGRQHGFLGFSLYAFGFIPFSNTTEDVTAAQRSYDFFIGWFMEPLMYGDYPAIMKKNAGSKLPGFTQKETELLKESFDFIGLNYYAVIRVKDNSEKLNKEARDYLADQATSWSYLEGSDPFSGNPFINTPWGLQGVLEHFKQAYGNPRIYIHENGQLSDHSTDYDTLLNDQSRVEYLQGHIGAVLDAVRNGSNTQGYFVWSFLDMYELMFRTKFTFGLYYIDFNDPKLTRHPRLSQRWYSRFLKAGKVSIARQNTSATSRRNPRVLGLNSS from the exons ATGGTATTCCTCAAAGTAGTATTATGGTTTGCTGTGGTATCATTGTTATCAAACAACGTTTACGGTGCCGATACCGTTACGTTTGAACGACGCGACTTTCCTTCTCATTTCATTTTTGGTGCTTCTACCTCTGCTTATCAG GTGGAGGGAGCGGCTTTCGAGGATGGAAGGACACCGAGTATTTTTGATACTTTTGCTCACTCGA ATCCTAAGCCGGGAAATGGAGATGTAACATCTGACCAGTATCACAAATACAAG GAAGATGTAGAACTGATGGCCGAAACAGGATTGGATGCTTATCGGTTCTCCATATCCTGGTCAAGACTGATACCGA ATGGCAGAGGACCTGTTAATCCAAAGGGTTTGGAATATTACAATAACCTCATCAATGCACTCATAACCAAAG GAATCCAGCCacatgttacattgattcattcaGATACACCTCAGGTACTTGAAGATGAATACGGGGGATTTGTTAGTCCAAGGATTAT AGAAGATTTTGTGGCATACGCTGATGTTTGCTTTAGAGAATTTGGTGATCGGGTTTTACATTGGACAACGATCAATGAGGCGAATATATTCATTTTTGGTGGTTATGATGTCGGAAATTCACCCCCTTCTAGATGCTCTTTCCCTTTTGGAATTAATTGTACGAAAGGAAACTCAATGTTAGAGCCGTACCTTGCAGCTCACCATTTGTTGCTTGCTCATGCATCAGCTGCAAGGCTGTACAAAGATAACTATAAG GGAAGACAACATGGATTTCTAGGATTCAGTTTGTACGCGTTTGGTTTTATTCCTTTCTCGAATACCACAGAGGATGTTACTGCTGCGCAACGCTCCTATGATTTCTTTATAGGCTG GTTCATGGAACCCCTGATGTATGGAGACTACCCTGCAATAATGAAGAAAAATGCTGGCTCCAAACTTCCCGGGTTCACTCAAAAGGAAACCGAGTTGCTGAAAGAATCATTCGATTTTATTGGACTAAACTACTACGCCGTCATTAGGGTTAAAGACAATTCTGAAAAGCTCAACAAGGAAGCCAGAGATTATCTGGCTGACCAGGCAACATCATGGTCAT ATTTAGAAGGCAGTGATCCATTTAGTGGG AATCCATTTATCAATACACCATGGGGACTCCAAGGAGTACTGGAGCATTTCAAGCAAGCATATGGCAATCCTCGTATCTATATCCATGAAAATG GCCAACTCAGTGATCACAGTACTGACTACGATACATTACTAAACGACCAATCGCGTGTAGAATATTTGCAAGGTCACATTGGAGCTGTGCTTGATGCAGTAAG AAACGGGTCAAATACGCAAGGATACTTCGTTTGGTCGTTCTTAGACATGTACGAGTTGATGTTCAGGACCAAATTTACCTTTGGCCTATACTATATTGATTTCAATGACCCGAAATTGACCAGACATCCCAGGCTCTCCCAAAGATGGTACTCCAGGTTTTTGAAGGCCGGAAAAGTGAGCATTGCTCGACAAAATACCTCCGCCACCTCGAGAAGAAACCCTCGTGTCCTAGGCCTTAACTCTTCCTAA